A genome region from bacterium includes the following:
- a CDS encoding DUF1761 domain-containing protein, whose product MNWTKALLAGLVGGVLATLADYVTHGMILRNTYMKYPEVFSQTQASPVYFFATAILIACFAAVLFAKTRKCWADGWKGGATFGFYLGLVFFFSNFYSALVIEGFPYFLSWCHGGSSLIAVTIMGLGLGLVYRS is encoded by the coding sequence ATGAATTGGACCAAGGCTCTATTGGCAGGCCTCGTTGGGGGCGTGCTCGCGACCCTGGCCGACTACGTCACGCACGGCATGATTCTGCGCAATACCTACATGAAGTACCCGGAGGTCTTCAGCCAGACGCAGGCTAGTCCCGTGTACTTTTTCGCGACGGCCATTCTCATCGCTTGCTTCGCGGCGGTGCTCTTCGCGAAGACGCGCAAATGCTGGGCCGACGGCTGGAAGGGCGGCGCGACCTTCGGCTTCTACCTCGGTCTGGTCTTCTTCTTCTCGAACTTCTACTCGGCCCTGGTGATCGAGGGCTTTCCCTACTTCTTGAGCTGGTGCCATGGCGGCAGCTCGCTGATCGCCGTCACGATCATGGGGCTGGGCCTCGGCCTGGTTTACAGGAGCTAG